Proteins co-encoded in one Patescibacteria group bacterium genomic window:
- the tig gene encoding trigger factor, which translates to MNIKKNQLDQSLIEFIVELSTLEMAPFIKQATAELSKDIEVAGFRKGKAPANIVQQEIGEDKILQASAEKAINQKYPEIIAKEKLQPIDQPKIEIQKIAKDNPLIFKVIVAIIPSVKVGDYKKIKIKQEVKEIKKQDVDNVIKELQMAKKKEILVQRKANKGDKIEVDLNLFIDKVPVENGQVKNFSTILGGQEQIPGISKNLEGLKKGDKKEFSFKYPDSHYDKVLAGKLVDFKAEVKNVYEIELPKLDNDFAKGLGKFKTVEELKNKIKENVEAEQKNKQSQKAEKEILEQLVKMSEIDKIPTILVDKETDKMLEEIKMSIKNYNDFSNFEDYLKNIKKTEEQLKKELGQSAEQRVKTSLCIRQLAIDEKITISDKEVKAEIEKIQAMYKMQGQGEEQIQEMVNNLQTTNGQIYIKNLLTNRKIIEKLKEEIL; encoded by the coding sequence ATGAATATTAAAAAAAACCAACTTGACCAAAGTTTAATTGAATTTATTGTAGAATTATCTACTTTAGAAATGGCTCCCTTTATAAAACAAGCAACAGCAGAGCTCTCAAAAGATATTGAAGTAGCTGGATTTCGTAAAGGAAAAGCTCCTGCCAATATTGTTCAGCAAGAAATTGGGGAAGATAAAATCTTGCAAGCCTCAGCAGAAAAAGCAATTAATCAAAAATATCCTGAAATAATTGCTAAAGAAAAACTTCAACCAATTGATCAGCCAAAAATTGAAATTCAGAAAATAGCCAAAGATAATCCTCTTATTTTTAAAGTTATAGTTGCAATCATCCCAAGTGTAAAAGTAGGAGATTATAAAAAAATTAAGATTAAACAAGAAGTTAAAGAAATAAAAAAACAAGACGTTGATAATGTTATTAAAGAGCTTCAAATGGCCAAGAAAAAAGAAATCCTTGTTCAAAGAAAAGCTAACAAGGGAGATAAAATAGAGGTTGATTTAAATCTTTTTATTGATAAAGTCCCAGTGGAAAACGGACAAGTTAAAAACTTTTCAACAATATTGGGAGGACAAGAACAAATTCCTGGCATATCCAAAAATCTTGAAGGATTAAAAAAGGGAGATAAAAAAGAATTTTCATTTAAATATCCTGATTCTCATTATGACAAAGTCCTGGCCGGGAAATTAGTAGATTTTAAAGCTGAAGTTAAAAATGTATATGAAATAGAATTACCAAAACTTGATAATGATTTTGCCAAAGGATTAGGAAAATTTAAGACAGTTGAAGAATTAAAAAATAAAATTAAAGAGAATGTAGAGGCCGAACAAAAAAACAAACAATCTCAAAAAGCAGAAAAAGAAATATTAGAACAATTAGTTAAAATGTCTGAAATAGATAAAATCCCGACCATACTTGTTGATAAAGAAACAGATAAAATGCTAGAAGAAATTAAAATGTCTATCAAAAATTATAATGACTTTTCTAATTTTGAGGATTATTTAAAAAATATCAAAAAAACAGAAGAACAATTAAAAAAAGAACTTGGTCAAAGCGCTGAGCAAAGAGTAAAAACCTCTTTATGTATAAGGCAACTAGCAATTGATGAAAAAATAACAATTTCTGACAAAGAAGTGAAAGCTGAAATCGAAAAAATCCAAGCAATGTATAAAATGCAAGGCCAAGGAGAAGAACAAATACAAGAGATGGTAAACAATCTTCAAACTACTAATGGACAAATTTATATTAAAAATCTATTGACAAATCGTAAAATTATTGAAAAATTAAAAGAAGAAATATTATAA
- a CDS encoding sodium-translocating pyrophosphatase, whose product MLYFSIVISMLGLLIAFYLANKIKRINTNSHSAEQIAELIKNGAMSFLKEEYRVLKISVIIVFFLLFIFLSIKIAITFIFGAILAALSGNIGMRIATIANIRTAEAVQSKIIPGLKIAFNSGTVMGLTTACFGLTGISIFYIIFQDIQIIYGFGLGASLVALFARVGGGIYTKAADVGADLAGKIEASIPEDDPRNPAIIADNVGDNVGDVAGMGADLFESYVNSLIASMALGMIGIQLIGKNIIFIPLTIAAIGIISSLIGYLTVYFSKSSKPAKILDKTIWASSVSTIIGSLIFLKIFSFDIKILGAIIAGLVCGVIIGATTQYFTSNKYSPTKNLAKASITGAGTNIISGISLGMKSTLIPMLAISATILISHKIAGVYGVSLAAIGMLSILTTIIAIDAYGSISDNAAGIAEMAKMGKSTRKNAERLDSIGNTTAAIGKGFAIGSAALTAIVLLTSYLQSIQVKIIDLNRPEIIVGLFIGGLMPFLFSSITMQAVSKTAEKIVQEVRRQFKEIKGLIQGETKPDYQKCITISTNAALGKMVLPSIITIIAPILIGIVLGKQALGGFLVGAILVGFLLAVMMANSGGAWDNAKKYIEQGNLGGKGSDAHKSSIIGDTVGDPFKDTAGPSLNILIKLMSIVSLIIAPLL is encoded by the coding sequence AAAATAAAAAGAATAAATACAAATAGCCATTCAGCCGAGCAAATAGCAGAATTAATAAAAAATGGAGCAATGTCTTTTTTAAAAGAAGAATATAGAGTTTTAAAAATATCTGTAATCATCGTATTTTTCCTCCTCTTTATTTTTTTATCAATCAAAATAGCCATTACATTTATTTTTGGAGCTATTTTAGCCGCCTTGTCTGGAAACATTGGCATGCGGATTGCAACTATTGCCAACATACGAACAGCTGAAGCAGTGCAATCAAAAATAATTCCTGGACTTAAAATAGCCTTTAATTCTGGCACTGTAATGGGGCTAACAACTGCTTGTTTTGGATTAACTGGAATAAGTATTTTTTATATTATTTTTCAAGACATCCAAATTATTTATGGATTTGGATTAGGAGCATCTTTGGTGGCATTATTTGCCAGAGTAGGTGGAGGAATATATACCAAAGCAGCTGATGTTGGGGCAGATTTAGCTGGCAAAATTGAAGCAAGTATTCCGGAAGACGATCCCAGAAATCCAGCTATAATCGCGGACAATGTTGGCGATAACGTAGGAGATGTGGCTGGCATGGGGGCTGACTTATTTGAAAGTTATGTTAATTCCTTGATTGCCAGCATGGCTTTGGGTATGATTGGAATTCAACTTATAGGAAAAAATATTATATTTATTCCGCTAACAATAGCTGCCATTGGAATAATCTCTAGTTTGATTGGGTATTTAACTGTTTATTTTTCAAAATCAAGCAAACCAGCCAAAATACTTGATAAAACAATATGGGCTTCTTCTGTTTCGACAATAATTGGTTCTCTTATATTTTTAAAAATATTTTCTTTCGATATAAAAATTTTAGGTGCAATTATTGCTGGTCTTGTTTGTGGAGTAATAATCGGAGCAACTACCCAATATTTTACATCAAATAAATATAGTCCTACAAAAAACTTGGCCAAAGCATCTATTACGGGAGCTGGTACAAATATTATTTCTGGAATATCATTGGGAATGAAAAGCACATTAATTCCAATGTTAGCAATTTCAGCTACAATTTTAATTTCTCATAAAATTGCAGGTGTCTATGGAGTCAGTCTAGCGGCTATTGGAATGCTATCAATATTAACAACAATTATTGCCATTGATGCCTATGGGTCTATCTCTGACAATGCAGCTGGCATTGCTGAAATGGCTAAAATGGGGAAATCAACCAGAAAAAATGCTGAAAGATTAGATTCAATTGGAAATACAACCGCAGCTATTGGGAAAGGGTTTGCCATTGGCTCGGCAGCATTGACTGCCATTGTCTTGTTAACTAGCTATCTTCAATCAATACAAGTAAAAATTATTGATTTAAATAGGCCAGAAATTATTGTTGGACTATTTATTGGTGGATTAATGCCATTTTTATTCTCATCCATTACAATGCAAGCTGTTAGCAAAACTGCTGAAAAAATTGTTCAAGAAGTGCGCAGGCAATTCAAAGAAATAAAAGGGCTAATCCAAGGAGAAACAAAGCCTGATTATCAAAAATGTATTACAATATCAACCAATGCTGCTTTAGGCAAAATGGTTCTGCCTAGCATAATAACAATTATAGCTCCCATTCTTATTGGGATAGTCCTTGGCAAGCAAGCATTAGGAGGATTTCTTGTTGGAGCAATTTTAGTTGGGTTCTTGTTGGCCGTAATGATGGCCAATTCAGGCGGGGCATGGGATAATGCTAAAAAATATATTGAGCAAGGAAATCTAGGAGGCAAGGGTTCTGATGCTCACAAGTCATCCATTATCGGAGATACTGTAGGAGACCCTTTTAAAGATACGGCTGGGCCAAGCTTGAACATTCTTATCAAGTTAATGTCAATTGTATCTTTAATTATTGCTCCATTATTATAA
- a CDS encoding peptidoglycan bridge formation glycyltransferase FemA/FemB family protein, which produces MEIIEVTKQSKQEWDDFILLHGDFLQSWFWGDFQKKLNRQVWRLAVKQNDKIILAGLIIKYNLPFRRSYFYIPRGPVFPLKIDELALKLFFNKIKQISSQSNAIFFRIEPSTDIALDQLNLHFKRIKDIQPSITTILDISIPKQEILANMHYKTRYNIKLADRHNVQVFQDNSDKYIEIFLNLLHKTASRQKFNIHSDDYYKKLINFNKSKISLYFAKYKNKILCGYLVLFWKDTAFYLHGGSSLVNKNVMAPHLLHWSIIQQAIKQGVKQYDFWGINKLKWINLTRFKKSFGGNTVKYLGTFDVINSSRWYWLYKLGKIIKL; this is translated from the coding sequence ATGGAAATAATTGAAGTAACCAAGCAATCCAAGCAAGAGTGGGATGATTTTATATTATTGCACGGTGATTTTCTTCAATCATGGTTTTGGGGAGATTTTCAAAAAAAATTAAATAGACAGGTTTGGAGATTGGCGGTTAAACAAAATGACAAGATTATTTTGGCGGGGCTAATTATAAAATATAATTTACCTTTTAGAAGGAGTTATTTTTATATCCCCAGGGGGCCTGTTTTTCCTTTAAAAATTGACGAGCTTGCTTTAAAATTGTTTTTTAATAAAATAAAACAAATATCTAGTCAATCTAATGCTATTTTTTTTAGAATTGAGCCATCCACAGACATTGCATTAGACCAACTCAATTTACATTTTAAAAGAATAAAAGATATTCAACCTTCAATTACAACTATTTTGGATATCAGTATTCCAAAACAAGAAATTTTAGCTAACATGCATTATAAAACAAGATATAATATTAAATTAGCAGATAGGCATAATGTTCAGGTTTTTCAAGATAATTCTGATAAATATATAGAAATTTTCTTGAATCTTCTACACAAAACAGCCAGTCGACAAAAATTTAATATTCATTCAGACGATTATTATAAAAAACTTATAAATTTTAATAAATCAAAAATTTCTCTTTATTTTGCTAAATATAAAAACAAGATATTGTGCGGATATCTTGTTCTTTTTTGGAAAGATACAGCTTTTTATCTTCATGGAGGGTCATCTCTTGTTAATAAAAATGTAATGGCTCCTCATTTGCTTCATTGGAGCATTATTCAACAAGCAATTAAGCAAGGAGTTAAACAATATGATTTTTGGGGAATAAATAAGTTAAAATGGATCAATTTAACGCGATTTAAAAAAAGTTTTGGCGGGAACACTGTGAAATATTTAGGCACATTTGATGTTATTAATTCTTCTAGGTGGTATTGGTTATATAAATTAGGAAAGATTATTAAATTATGA
- a CDS encoding triose-phosphate isomerase produces the protein MKKSIIIGNWKMNVFPGDGMKIVRKIAKKINKNKKISNLDIVYCPSFLGLADMSKLLNSRLFKNYFLGAQNCFWQDKGNFTGEVSPAWLAKTGCKYVILGHSERMRELRETGEMIQEKIKAVVKNKMTPVVCVGETLDDFAKGINNYVVLDWLIKVLSGVKITSAEEIIIAYEPSWAIGTGRAIRPSHAEYMSKIIKQAMIDIFPLKIVQNNIRIIYGGSVNSKNISSFVAKDLIDGVLIGRASLDPKEFIKMCELII, from the coding sequence ATGAAAAAATCAATAATTATTGGTAATTGGAAAATGAATGTCTTTCCAGGAGATGGAATGAAGATTGTTCGTAAAATTGCCAAGAAAATAAATAAAAATAAAAAAATATCTAATCTTGATATTGTTTATTGCCCATCTTTTCTCGGTTTGGCAGATATGTCTAAATTGCTTAATTCAAGATTGTTCAAAAATTATTTTTTAGGGGCTCAAAATTGTTTTTGGCAAGATAAAGGAAACTTTACAGGAGAAGTTTCTCCTGCTTGGCTTGCTAAAACAGGATGCAAATATGTAATTTTAGGTCATTCAGAAAGAATGAGAGAATTAAGGGAAACAGGGGAGATGATTCAAGAAAAAATAAAAGCAGTTGTTAAAAATAAGATGACGCCAGTAGTTTGTGTTGGAGAAACATTAGATGATTTTGCTAAAGGGATTAATAATTATGTTGTTCTTGACTGGCTAATAAAGGTTTTGTCAGGAGTTAAAATTACTTCAGCAGAAGAAATTATCATTGCTTATGAGCCCTCATGGGCCATTGGCACGGGTAGAGCTATTCGTCCATCTCACGCAGAATATATGAGTAAAATAATAAAACAAGCAATGATTGATATCTTCCCATTAAAAATAGTTCAAAATAATATTAGAATTATTTATGGCGGCAGCGTTAATTCTAAAAATATATCTTCGTTTGTAGCCAAAGATTTAATTGATGGCGTTTTGATTGGCAGAGCATCATTAGATCCAAAAGAGTTTATAAAAATGTGTGAATTAATAATTTAA
- a CDS encoding class II fructose-bisphosphate aldolase: MLVHIKQIIDNANKKGYAVGAFNTFNLEITNAIAVGANKVNGSIIIQVSETTLKYAGAKVIANIVRTIAKNKFKHIPIALHLDHGKKFSSVIECIEAGFSSIMIDASESSFSENINITKKATEYAHKHNAWAQGELGMIVKDKQDINEMISNPSKFLTDPDQAQEFVAKTKIDTLAIAVGNIHGLYKIKHKAPKLYLDRLADISKQVKIPLVLHGASKIPDHDIKKAISLGVRVINIDTEIRYAFRTSLIESLKVKDQYDPRKILTPVIDEISDVVANKILVFKNDKKL, encoded by the coding sequence ATGCTTGTTCATATAAAACAAATCATTGATAATGCTAATAAAAAAGGTTATGCAGTCGGAGCTTTTAATACTTTTAACCTAGAAATAACAAATGCAATTGCGGTTGGGGCTAACAAGGTTAATGGTTCGATAATTATTCAGGTAAGCGAAACAACCCTTAAATATGCTGGTGCAAAAGTAATTGCGAATATTGTGCGAACGATTGCGAAAAATAAGTTTAAACATATTCCGATTGCCCTTCATTTAGATCATGGCAAAAAATTTTCATCTGTAATCGAGTGCATTGAGGCTGGTTTTTCCTCTATTATGATTGATGCTTCAGAATCTAGTTTTAGTGAAAATATTAATATAACCAAGAAAGCAACTGAATATGCTCACAAGCATAATGCTTGGGCCCAAGGAGAACTAGGCATGATAGTCAAGGATAAACAAGACATTAATGAAATGATATCTAATCCAAGCAAGTTTTTGACAGACCCAGACCAGGCACAAGAATTTGTTGCTAAAACAAAAATTGATACACTAGCAATAGCAGTTGGCAATATTCATGGACTTTATAAAATTAAACATAAAGCACCAAAGCTTTACTTAGATAGATTGGCAGATATTTCCAAACAAGTTAAAATTCCATTAGTGCTTCATGGAGCATCTAAAATTCCAGACCATGATATAAAAAAAGCAATTTCTCTTGGAGTTAGAGTAATTAACATTGATACAGAGATAAGATATGCCTTTAGGACTAGTTTAATAGAGTCATTAAAAGTCAAAGACCAATATGATCCTAGAAAAATATTAACACCAGTAATAGATGAAATTTCTGATGTTGTTGCTAACAAAATTTTAGTTTTTAAAAATGATAAAAAACTTTAA
- a CDS encoding mechanosensitive ion channel family protein translates to MFSFEFLEYNFSSNSIKDYSLALFAFLFFFIFFKAFQGVIIMRLKKIAQKTKTNVDDVLIKIVQSIKSYFYLLLAIYFALFFLNISDVIQKIITAFLSVSIIYQVVLAFQILLDYVIAEKLKKEKQTESKTAIILIKKIIKWVLWSIGSLMVLSNLGVNINSLVAGLGVGGIAVAIALQNILEDLFSSFAIYFDKPFVIGDFIVVGKHNGIVEKIGIKTTRIRSLQGEEIIISNKELTSSRIANFKSMEERRAVFSFGVDYRTSSENLVKVNKIVEHVIDSEPKARFDRVHFVEFGDSSLSFDVIYYVLSSEYRDYRDVHQNILFGIKKSFTKEGISMAFPTQSIYIEKTE, encoded by the coding sequence ATGTTTAGTTTTGAATTTTTAGAATATAATTTTTCATCAAATTCAATCAAAGATTATTCGTTGGCATTATTTGCTTTCTTATTTTTTTTCATTTTCTTTAAAGCATTTCAGGGGGTGATTATAATGCGATTAAAAAAAATTGCTCAGAAAACAAAGACAAATGTTGACGATGTTTTAATTAAAATAGTTCAATCAATTAAATCGTATTTTTATTTATTATTAGCAATTTATTTTGCTTTATTTTTTTTGAACATTAGTGATGTTATTCAAAAAATAATTACAGCTTTTTTATCAGTTAGTATTATTTATCAGGTTGTATTGGCATTTCAAATTTTACTTGATTATGTTATTGCAGAAAAATTAAAAAAAGAAAAACAAACTGAATCCAAAACAGCCATTATTTTAATAAAAAAAATAATTAAATGGGTTTTATGGTCAATTGGATCATTAATGGTTCTATCAAACTTGGGCGTTAATATTAATTCCCTTGTTGCTGGATTAGGAGTAGGTGGAATAGCCGTTGCCATAGCACTTCAAAATATTTTAGAAGATTTATTTTCTTCTTTTGCAATTTATTTTGACAAACCATTTGTTATTGGTGATTTTATTGTAGTTGGTAAGCATAATGGTATTGTAGAAAAAATAGGGATAAAAACAACTCGTATCAGGTCTTTACAAGGAGAAGAAATTATTATCTCTAATAAAGAATTAACTTCATCAAGGATAGCCAATTTTAAGAGCATGGAAGAAAGGAGAGCAGTATTTTCATTTGGAGTTGATTATCGCACTTCTTCTGAAAATCTAGTTAAGGTTAATAAAATCGTTGAGCATGTAATAGATTCTGAACCAAAAGCTCGCTTTGATAGAGTTCATTTTGTTGAATTTGGAGATTCTTCGCTTAGTTTTGATGTTATTTATTATGTTCTTTCTTCTGAATACAGAGATTATAGAGACGTTCATCAGAATATTCTTTTTGGGATTAAAAAATCTTTTACCAAAGAAGGAATTTCAATGGCTTTTCCAACGCAAAGTATTTATATTGAAAAAACAGAATAA
- a CDS encoding D-alanyl-D-alanine carboxypeptidase, producing the protein MITKILFLFFLVSSSPALSSVIFWDNVLSQEDAALAEISTVSLGPVLDAQSAIVIDAETGKVLLDKSKQSILPIASITKLMTALVFLNNNEKNWNDLILIKPQYLNLDTESPYTSDLKAYIESDLEPSGLKISQGDKITVQDIFYGTMIKSANNASNVLARISSIPCCGKTFIDLMNEKAQDIGMLNTHFVDSTGLNHKNYSTTQDLAKLILEISKNQDITSALEKKFHRINIIDSSKNKKTQAIYNTNILLNSFIDNIYGKTGYLDEGGYCFAGTGEYLGQKVIVVILGAATSESRFEQVKSLIYWGANQLNKKKLIQ; encoded by the coding sequence ATGATAACAAAAATTTTATTTTTATTTTTTTTAGTTTCATCATCACCAGCATTAAGCTCGGTTATTTTTTGGGACAATGTTTTATCTCAAGAAGATGCAGCATTGGCAGAAATTTCAACAGTTTCTCTTGGGCCAGTACTGGACGCCCAGAGTGCTATTGTGATTGACGCTGAAACCGGGAAAGTTTTATTGGACAAGTCAAAACAATCTATTTTGCCAATTGCTAGTATCACAAAATTAATGACAGCTTTGGTATTTTTAAATAACAATGAAAAGAATTGGAATGATTTAATTTTGATTAAACCACAGTACTTAAATCTGGACACAGAGTCTCCTTATACTTCTGATTTAAAAGCATATATAGAAAGTGATTTAGAGCCATCAGGTCTTAAAATAAGTCAGGGAGATAAAATTACAGTCCAAGATATTTTTTATGGGACAATGATTAAATCCGCCAACAATGCCTCTAATGTTTTAGCTAGAATCTCATCTATTCCTTGTTGTGGAAAAACTTTTATTGATTTAATGAATGAAAAAGCTCAAGACATTGGAATGCTTAATACGCATTTTGTTGACTCAACTGGGTTGAATCATAAAAATTATTCAACTACTCAAGATTTAGCAAAATTAATATTAGAAATAAGTAAAAATCAAGACATTACAAGTGCTTTAGAAAAAAAATTTCATAGAATTAACATAATTGATTCAAGTAAAAATAAAAAAACGCAGGCAATTTATAATACAAACATTTTATTAAATAGTTTTATTGATAATATTTATGGAAAAACAGGCTATCTTGATGAAGGGGGATATTGCTTTGCTGGCACAGGAGAGTATCTTGGTCAAAAGGTGATAGTTGTTATTTTAGGAGCAGCCACCAGTGAAAGCAGGTTTGAACAGGTAAAATCCCTAATTTATTGGGGGGCTAATCAATTAAATAAAAAAAAGCTTATTCAATAA
- a CDS encoding small multi-drug export protein, which translates to MTPEIKTILLAMTPVNELRGTIPFAITMLDLPVLKTFCLAVLGNMIPVFFLLWFWKYLSTKLMKASKRINYFFQWIFKRTYNRFYKKHKVYGDIALILLVAIPLPFTGAWTGTVAAFLFNISYHRALSLISLGVVIAGIIVTLSTMGVVAMIN; encoded by the coding sequence ATGACTCCCGAGATAAAAACAATTTTATTGGCAATGACTCCGGTTAATGAATTAAGAGGAACAATTCCATTTGCAATCACAATGCTTGATTTGCCAGTTTTGAAAACATTTTGTTTGGCAGTGCTTGGAAACATGATTCCTGTTTTTTTTCTTTTATGGTTTTGGAAATATTTATCAACTAAATTAATGAAAGCTAGTAAAAGAATAAATTATTTTTTTCAATGGATATTCAAAAGAACATATAATCGTTTTTATAAAAAACACAAAGTTTATGGAGACATTGCTCTAATTTTGTTAGTTGCTATCCCCCTGCCCTTTACTGGAGCTTGGACAGGGACAGTAGCTGCTTTCTTGTTTAATATTTCTTACCACAGGGCTTTAAGTTTAATTTCTCTTGGTGTTGTGATAGCCGGAATTATAGTTACTTTGTCTACAATGGGAGTTGTTGCTATGATTAATTAA
- the dnaB gene encoding replicative DNA helicase: MAKKKESIEKLPPQNIEAEQALLGSLLIDKDVMIKIADIVIADDFYKDSHKMIFLAMIDAWDKREPIDTLSIADLLEEKNQLKDIGGRSYLASLSNSVPDSSNAISYAKIIQKKSSLRKLIKFSTETIQLAYSKGKDLVKILDKAEQKIFSVSQAILKQKFVPLKSTLTEAFERVDELHKGEKSFRGVPTGFVDLDNVLAGLQPSELIILAARPSIGKSSLALDIARQVAVYQKVPVGIFSLEMSKEQLTDRLICAHADVNIWKMRTGQLTGKQEDAGGDFQKLGNAFGALSEAPIYMDDSPIVNSIEIKTKARRLKAEHGLGLLILDYLQLMDSGLRSSEGRVQEVSAISRALKAIARELDIPVLALSQLSRAPEARTPSIPKLSDLRESGSLEQDADVVMFIYRKIMDKGIKVCPDEERNIAEIHVAKHRHGPAGGMIKMYFNEASASFKNLEKRLAYSGESDKISVEDPF; encoded by the coding sequence ATGGCTAAAAAGAAAGAATCAATAGAAAAATTGCCTCCTCAGAACATAGAAGCAGAACAAGCATTGCTTGGGTCTTTGTTGATTGATAAAGATGTTATGATTAAAATTGCTGACATTGTTATTGCAGATGATTTTTATAAAGATTCTCATAAAATGATTTTTTTGGCAATGATAGATGCTTGGGACAAAAGAGAGCCAATTGATACATTGAGTATTGCTGACCTTTTAGAGGAGAAAAATCAATTAAAAGACATTGGTGGAAGAAGTTATTTAGCTTCTTTGTCCAACAGTGTTCCTGATTCAAGTAATGCCATTTCTTATGCTAAGATTATCCAAAAAAAATCTTCTCTTAGAAAATTAATAAAGTTTTCAACAGAAACAATTCAATTAGCTTATTCCAAGGGCAAGGATCTTGTTAAAATTTTAGATAAAGCAGAACAAAAAATATTTTCTGTTTCTCAAGCAATTTTAAAACAAAAGTTTGTCCCACTTAAGAGTACCTTGACAGAAGCATTTGAAAGAGTAGACGAACTACATAAAGGAGAAAAAAGTTTCAGAGGTGTTCCAACTGGTTTTGTTGACTTGGATAATGTTTTAGCAGGGCTTCAGCCATCTGAATTAATTATACTAGCAGCTAGACCATCAATTGGAAAATCTTCTTTAGCATTAGACATTGCTAGACAAGTGGCGGTTTATCAAAAAGTTCCAGTTGGTATTTTTAGTTTAGAAATGTCAAAAGAGCAATTAACTGACAGGCTAATATGCGCTCATGCTGATGTAAATATTTGGAAAATGAGAACAGGGCAATTAACAGGCAAGCAAGAGGACGCTGGTGGCGATTTTCAAAAGCTTGGTAATGCTTTTGGCGCATTATCAGAAGCTCCTATATATATGGATGATTCTCCAATTGTAAATAGCATTGAAATTAAGACAAAAGCAAGAAGATTAAAGGCAGAACATGGCTTAGGACTATTGATTTTGGATTACTTACAGTTAATGGATTCAGGATTAAGATCTAGTGAAGGCAGGGTTCAAGAAGTTTCAGCAATATCAAGGGCATTGAAGGCAATTGCCAGAGAATTAGACATTCCAGTCTTAGCGCTTTCTCAACTTTCGCGTGCTCCAGAAGCAAGAACTCCGTCAATTCCAAAATTATCTGACTTACGTGAATCAGGCAGTTTAGAACAAGATGCAGATGTGGTTATGTTTATATATCGTAAAATTATGGACAAGGGGATTAAGGTTTGCCCTGACGAAGAAAGAAACATAGCCGAAATTCATGTTGCTAAACATCGTCATGGTCCAGCTGGTGGTATGATTAAAATGTATTTCAATGAAGCATCGGCTAGTTTTAAAAATTTAGAAAAAAGACTTGCTTATTCAGGAGAATCTGATAAAATAAGTGTTGAAGACCCGTTTTAA